GGGACTCGGTGCTCATCCGCGACGTCGTGGCCGCACTGCCCGCCTCGCCGCTCCGCGCGCAGACGCTGATGTTCCTGATCCTGGGCTTCGGCTTGAAGATGGGCCTGGTGCCGCTGCACGGCTGGCTGCCGCTGGCGCATCCGGCCGCGCCCATGCCGGCGTCGGCGGTGTTGAGCGGGGCGATCATCAAGACGGGTGTCATCGGCTTCATCGCCCTGCTGCCCCTGGGGACGGTGCTGACCGCCTGGGGGATGGCGCTGACGGTGATTGGCATGGTCACGGCGTTCTACGCCGTGACCATTGGCGTGACGCAGGCCAATCCGAAAACGGTGCTGGCGTACTCCAGCGTGAGCCAGATGGGCCTCGTCGCTGCGTTGCTGGGCGTCGGACTGGCCACCGGTCGGGCCGAGGCTGGCATGGCGGCGGCGTTCTACGCGGTGCACCACGTGCTCGTGAAGGGTGCGCTCTTCCTCGCCGTGGGCGTTGTCGGCCTGACGCCGGCGCGAGTTCGGTGGCGGGTGCTGCTGCCGTGCGCTGTCCTGGCATTGAGCTTTGCCGGGCTGCCGCTCACCGGCGGTGCGGTCGCAAAGCTGGCGACCAAGCCGTACTTCGACAGCGATTTGCTCAAGGTCCTCGCCACGCTTTCCGCCGCGGGCAGCGCGTTGCTGATGCTGCACTTCATGGGACGTCTTGCCGCGCTGGCGCCGCCGGAAACGGATCGTCCCGCCCCCGCCGGAATGACCGTTCCGTGGGCCATCACTGCGATCGCCGCGGTCGCGGTGCCATGGAGTCTCTATTCTGCTGTCCTTGGCGGGGATGCCGGGCAAACGCTGGATCCAAAGGCGCTGTGGGCCGCCCTCTGGCCGGTGCTGGTTGGAGCGGGGTTGGCCGTCGTGTTGCACCGCTGGAGCATGCGGCTGCCCCGGATCCCCGAAGGGGATGTCATCTGCACCGGGGAACGGGTGGCCCGCGCAGCGATGGCACAGGGCCGGGTTCTGGATCCGTTGGATGCCGCACTGCGCCGCTGGCCCGTCGCCGGCGCGGCGCTGTTGGCACTAACATTGATATTTGTGGCACTGCTTTTCGCGGGCGGGCCGCCTTGAGCATGCCGTTCCCGTGGCTCATGCCGGGTAGGGCAAGGCTCCTGTCCGGTGGGGTGTGTGTCCTGTCTAGTGGAGTATGGCACCTTACCCGGTGGGGCGAGGCTCCCGCCGAGCCGTACGGCCAACCCGTGGCCCGGCCTGTGGGGACTCCACGCGCAGGTGGCTCGCGAGGACTCTCGTACCCACCGGTGGTGGCGGCGGAGCGTCAAGAACCCCTCACCGGTGCTTCAGCCGGAAATACGCCTGGTCACTGAGCGAAAGGGGGGCACGGCACGGTGAATCACCCGGGATGTCCGACCAGCCGTCCGGGTCGGCCAGATTCCCGACCAGAAACTGGGCGCCATAGGCCGGATCCTCCCAGGTCAGGACGACGTCGTCGCCGTCACGCGCGATGGCGATGGACGAACTCTGCGGGATCAGCGCGAGCGGGTTTGAGAATGGCGAAGTGTCCGACCCCGAGTCGTCGCTCAGGGTGCTCGTGATCACCAGATGGGTGGCGAGATGGATGCCGGGCACTCCGGTCAGGTCGAAGGCAAATGCACCCGGCGCCGGGTCCAGGTCGTCGGGGCCACCCTCGATGAACGTCGCGATCCGCAGGCCCATGACCCGCGAGTCCGGGTCTGGATCCGGGTTGGCGAGATGTACGTCCACCGCGGCGGGAGTGAGATTGTCGTCGCCAGGGCCGCTGAGCGGCACGCTGCCGCGGATCTGCTGGCGGGTGGAATCGTCAGAAAGCACTGGCGCCAGGTCAGTGTCGCGTCCGAGCCGCAGGCCGGCCAGGGAGTGCTCCAGCAGTTCGTGCGACGGTCCGGTGTTGCCGCGAAAATAGTTGCCGCGCTGGACCACGCGGGTGTCCGGGCGCGGATAGCGAAACAGGTAACCGGTGTGGTTGTAGATGCGGTTGGCAGCTGCGGAACCGGTGGGCGCACCGTCTCCGGTGCCGATGACCGCCTGGACCTTCTGGACCCTGAGGAAGTTGCCGTTGGGCAGCGGCGTGATGGAGTCCATGGCCACGCCGATCCAGTTGCCCGCAAGCACGAGCCGCTCGGCCGGACCGTAGAATTCGATGACATCGCCCCGCATGCCGCCGATGACATTCCGTCGGATGGTGATCGTGCCCTCGAGATCGGCCCCTTCGATCGCGTCGCCTTCCAGCGCCTCGCGGATTTCCGCGGGCGGAAGCGTCCGCCCGTCCGGCAGCACCCCGATGAGATTGTTTCTGACGACGACGTCGCGTGTTTCCTCGAACTGGATGGCGATGGCGTGAGCGACAATGACGTTTTGTTCCTCCATGGCGTTTGCGCCGTCGCCATCCGAACCGAAGACATGGCCGCCTTCGGTGCCGTACGCCGCAATTGCCACCTCGCCTCCACTGAAAAGGGTCTGGTCGGGCGAGATGCCGAACCAGCAGCCGCTCACCTGGCCCCCGGCGGCGCCGTCGCTGAAGTACACGCCGTAGTTCAGCGAGTCCTGGCTGGCGAGCACGGAGAATCCACGCACGTGAATGTTTGCGCCGGCGAGGCGCAGCGACCAGTCGGGCGTTTCCAGGGTGTGGGGATCGGGTTCGAGCACGCGACAGTCGAGCACGATCCGCAGCACGGCATTGTTGGCATCCCCGGGTCCCGCGGAGTTCGGACGCGCTCCGGGCTGCGAATAGCCGTCCACCAGCGTCCGGGCGAATCCGGGGGCGAGCAGCGGCGGAAACCCGCCCGGTGGCGCGGCGATGATCTGCGGGCCGCTGCCGGGGATGGCGAAGCGGATGACGAGGTCGTCGCCCGCGTCGTCCTCGATCATGAGCACCGATTCTCCGGCGGACATCGGGCGGCCGAGGGCGTCGTTGGCGAGGAGCAGGGCCTCGACAAAGGTGAGCCGGGCGTCCGGGGTGTTGTCGTTGCCGGCGGTGTTGACGATCAGCTCAAGGCTCCGGCCGGCGGCAGGCAGGGCAAGCAGCGCGGAGACCATGGCGGGAAGGACAATCTGTTTCATGGTGGCAACCGGCTCCCGGGCCGGCTTAGGCCAGCAGGCCGTGGACGACTTCGCCGTGGACGTCAGTGAGGCGGAAGTCGCGTCCCTGGAAGCGGAAGGTGAGCTGCTCGTGGTCGAAGCCAAGCAGGTGCAGCAGCGTGGCATGGAAGTCGTGCACATGCACCCGGTCCTTCACCGCGTTGAACCCGAGTTCGTCGGTCTCGCCAAATGTCAGCCCGGGTTTGAATCCGCCACCCGCCACCCAGTAGCTGAATCCGTTGGGATGATGGTCCCGTCCGTCATCGCCGCCCTGCACCATCGGGGTGCGTCCGAACTCACCGCCCCAGATGACAATGGTGTCCTCCAGCAGGCCCCGCTGCTTGAGGTCCTTCACGAGGGCGGCGCTGGCGCGGTCCGTCACTTCGCAGTTGCGCCGGAGATCCGCCTTGAGGTTGCCGTGCTGATCCCAGGATTCGTGGAAGATCTGCACGAAGCGGACGCCGCGCTCAATCATCCGGCGCGCCAGCAGACAGGCATTGGCGTAGGTCGGACGACCCGGCTCGGCGCCGTACAGTTCGCGGACACTCTCCGGCTCGCGCGTCAGATCCATCACCTCCGGCGCCACATGCTGCATCCGGTAGGCCATCTCGAAGGCGCTGATGCGGGCGGCGATTTCCGGATCCCCCACGGTTTCAAGCCGGCGCGCGTTCAACCGGTTCACGGTGTCCAGGGTGTCGCGCTGCAGGGCGTCGTCCACACCTGCGGGATTGGACAGGTACAGGACCGGTTCGCCGCCGGTCCGGAAGAGCGTCCCGTTGTGCACCGTCGGCAGAAAACCGCAGCCCCAGTTCGACGCGCCGCCGCTGGTTCCCTTGCTGCCGGTGCTGAACACGACGTAGGCCGGCAGGTCCCGGGTCTCGCAGCCCAGGCCGTAGGTGGTCCAGGCTCCAAGGCTGGGGCGGCCAAACTGCTGCGAGCCGGTGTTCATCATGATCTGGCCGGGGGCATGATTGAAGGCATCCGTCTGCATGGAACGGATCAGCGTGAGGTCGTCGGCCACGCCGCCGAGGTGCGGGAGGAGTTCGCCCAGTTCCATGCCGCAGCGCCCGTGCCGCTGGAATGCGAACCGGGGGCCCAGCAGCGTGGAACTGGGATTGATGAAGGCGGCGCGATAGCCCTCGAGCAGCTCCGGAGGCGGCAGGGTGCCATTGAACTTCGCCAGCTGGGGCTTGTAGTCGAAGAGCTCGAGGTGGCTGGGGGCTCCGGCCATGAACAGGTAGATGACCCGCTTCGCACGGGCGGGCAGGGGCGGGTTCCGGGGCGCCAGGGGATTGCCGGCCAGCGCGGTGGATGCCGCCCCGAGCCGGTCGCCCAGGAGCGAGCGCAGGGCGATGGCTCCCAGCCCAACCCCGCAGTCCTTGAAGAACCAGCGACGGGTGAGGTGCCGTTGCCGTTCGGCGACGGCGTGTTCGGACACGGTGAGGCGTTTCATGGGGGCTATTCCTTGGTGATGGCTTCGTCGAGATTCAGGAGGACCCGGCTGACCGCGGTGTATGCCGCAAGCTGGGTGGGGGTCGAGCCGGGCGGCACTTCCGGCCGCTCCGGGCGTCCGGAGGCCAGTTCGTGGGCGCTCAACCAGCCGTCGGCGAGGCGCTGACGTTGCCGCTCCAGCAGTCCCTTGAGCTCGGCATGCTCGCCGTCCGTCGGTGGACGCGACAGCACGCGCCGGAAGGCGAACGTGATCCGCTCGTCATCCGTGGGCCCGGCGTCCCTGAGGGTCCGGGCGGCCAGCCCGCGCGCCGCCTCCAGAAACTGGGTCTCATTGAGCGAGGTCAACGCCTGCAACGGCGTGTTGGAGCGTGGACGCCGCACGCAGGAGAAATCGCCGTTGGGCGCGTCGAAATTCATCAGCACCGGATAGGGAATGCTGCGGAACTTGAACACGTAAAGGCTGCGGCGGTAACGGTCGGGCCCCGTCTCCTCGATCCACACCTTGGGTCCGTAGCTGGCCGGGGGCTGGAACAGGAACTCCGGGGCGGGCGGGTACACGCTGCGTCCGCCGATGGCCGGATGGAGCAGTCCGCTCGCGGACAGCGCGATGTCGCGCACGATTTCGCCCTCGACGCGGAAGCGCGGGCCGCGGGCCAGCAGGCGGTTGTACGCGTCCTTCTCCAGGTGCTCCGGGGTCACGTGGGAGGACTGCCGGTACGTCGCCGAATGGACGATGAGGCGGTGGAGATGTTTGAGCGACCATGATGCCGCCGGCGCGGTCTCGCCGGGGGCGCGCACCGCCGGTTCCATGAATTCGACGGCCAGCCAGTCGAGCAACTCCGGATGCGAGGGCTCCGGGGACTGCACGCCGAAATCTTCCGGGGTTTCGACCAGGCCGGTTCCGAAATAGGTCTGCCAGACCCGGTTGACTGCCACGCGCGCGGTCGTCGGCGCCCTGCGGTCGGTCAGCCAGCGGGCGAGGGTCAGTCGCGATTCATCGGCATCCTCGGGAAGCGGATTCAGGAATGCGGGCGTCCCGAACGTGACCTCGTTTCCGGGCTTCAACCAGTCGCCGCGCTTGAACACCTGGGTCGGCCGGCGTTCGTCCCCGGGGCCCCGGTTGGCCCGCGACGCGAGCACCAGAGTGGGCGTGCCTTCGGGCCACTGCCGCCACAGCGCCTCGATGCGGTCGTTGGTCTCCTGGAACTCCGGCACGGTCGTGCGCCAGTGGGAGAACACGGTGGCCACCTGGGCCGGACGGCGCTGGTCCCGGGGCATGGCCAGGATCTGGCGAACCGACGCCGGCACCGGGTCGGCCACGGCATTGGTCGCGGCGGTGACGCTGAGGCGGAAGCGTCCGAGGTTGTGGTTTTGATTGTCGTCGGAATTGTCACCGCCGTGCTTCTGATCGAGGCGGAACTCCAGCAGGACGCCCTGCGGAAACTCGACCGGCTTTTCGGGGACGAACACCGCCTGTCGCGCGACATTCCGGCGTCCGGGACCCGCATCAATGCCCCAGGCCGTGTCGTCCTTGCCGTCAATCGCATGGGCCACCGGTCCGTACGTGCGGTGGTCGCCGTCCTTACGGTTGCGGCTTTCGGACTGGAATTCGGGTTCCAGCGGTTTCTCGGCGTTCTCGAAGTCGGCGGTGGCCCGAATAAACTTCACCTGGAACCGGTTCGTGGGATTCGCGAGGTCCACGGCCTCCACCCGGAATTCGCTGAGCGCCGCCATGCCATGGATCGAACGTCCCGGTCCGCCACAGGGCAGGTTGGGGTCCGGCAGTTGCTCCAGGCGGAATGCCCCGATGGAGGTCAGGTGATTGGTGCCCCGGAAATGCGCTGTCCAGAACGTGGGCGCGTAGCTCGCGGCCCGGATTGAGCCGTCGTCGTGGTAGTAGAATCGCTCCCCGTTGTCCCCGGCGTTGCGGCATTCGACCACCTGCCACTCGGTCCGGTTCGAGCCCACCGCGTCCTCCCAGGCGGCCATCCGGGTTTCCCAGTTCGGCGTGGTGTGGCGCAATCCCTCCTCCAGATCCCGGATCTGACGGACGAGATCGCCCACGCGCATCTGCTGTTCCGGGGTGTAGTACACGCGGCTCGACTCGTGGTCGTTGTTCAGGAAGGCGAACAGCCGGTAGTATTCCTCCTGCGACACCGGATCGAACTTGTGGTTGTGACACTGGGCGCACTGGATGGTGATCCCGAGGACCGACTTGCCGATGGCATCCATGCGGTCAATCAGCCCGTCGGTGCGGAACTGCTCGGGGTCCACGCCGCCCTCCTCGTTGAGCATTGAATTGCGCAGAAATCCTGTGGCCACCACCTGCTCGTCGGTGGCGTCCGGCAGGAGGTCGCCCGCAAGTTGCTCGACGATGAACCGGTCGTAGGGGAGGTCCCGGTTCAGCGCATTGACCACCCAGTCGCGGTACGCCCAGACGAACCGTGGCTTGTCCTTTTCGAATCCGTCGGAATCGGCGTAGCGCGCCGCGTCCAGCCAGTGGCGGCCCCAGCGTTCTCCGTAGTGCGGGGAAGCCAGCAGGGCTTCCACCCGGCGTTCCCAGGCGTCGGACCCCGCATCGGCCACGAAAGCATCGGCCTCCTCGGGCGTCGGCGGCAGGCCGGTCAGGTCCAGGTGCAGCCGCCGCAACAGGGTGTATCGGTCGGCCTCCGGGGAGGGTTCCAGACCGGAATCCACCAGTCGTGCCCGGACGAATGCGTCCACCGGATTTCCAGCGACCGGGGGCTTCGGACGCTCCGGCGCCTTCCAAGCCCAATGGTCGCGTCGCGCCGCCGCCGTCGTGCTCGCAGGTGCAGTGGCGTCCGCCGCGGCATGCGTCGTGGACCACGGGGCACCCTGGTCCACCCAGGCACGGATCCGTCCGATCTGCTCCGGCGTCAGGCGTTCGCCTTTTTTGGGCATGGCCGCCAGTTCGCTGTGGGCATCCGCCAGCACGGCCACGATCAACGACCCGGCCGAGTTCCCCGGCACGAGCAGGGGACCGTGTTCGCCGCCCTTCAACGCCTCGGTGGGATCATCGAGACGCAGCCCCGATTCCTGCTTCTTCGAGCCGTGGCAGTTGAGGCATCGCTCGGCAAACAACGGCGCGATGTCCACTTGGAAATCCACCGGTTCGATTGCCGCTGGCGGGAGCTTCTCCCGGTCCACGGCGGCACACACGGGACCGCTGGCCGCCGCCAGGGCAGCCAGCATCCAGGGAAGAAACCCGCGGGAATCCATACGGAATCACTGGTGCCTCAATCCGGGCGGGATTCCAAGTCAAACTCCGACCTTCCGGGGGCGGTGTTGGCCTTCGGGGCTCAGGCATCTCCGGGAAAATCACCCACCCAGACGAGGAAATCGAAGAGTTCCCCGTGGCGGACCCCGTCGCGGGTGATGTCCATCGCGACCAGATGCAGGCCGGGCGCCGCGACGTCGGATGCTTCGACGCTCGCGGTGACGGCGGCAATGCCGGTGTCCGTCATCTCCCCCTCGATCACCGACGGCTCGACCCGCAGGCCGGGCGGGGTTCGGAAGACGATCCGGTGTTGCTGCGGCTGCTGCTGGTAGTTGCGGACCCTCACTTGAAATGATGCCGGGACCCCCGGACGAACCCGCATCCGATAGGGGTGTGCCCTCACCCAGTAGGGATCGAAGCGGTACCGGTAGTCCTCTCCGCCACTCAAGGCCCGGAAGGCGTCGCGCAGCGCCTCCATGCGCACCCGGAGCCTCTCCACGAGCGGCGCCGGATTGGAGATCACCCAGCCATGGCCGCCGAGGAGCAGGTCGGGAGCGATGCCGTGCAGGTACTGGGCGGCGTACAGGTAGCCTTCCTCCAGGGCGCCGCCGTTTCGGGCCACCACCGCCTCGTTGCCGCCCTGCATTGGATCGGTCGGACTGGCGAAAATGTTGTCGCCGGTGAAGGCCACACGCCTGCCGTCAATTTCGCCATGCAGGCAGGCATGGTAGGGCGTCTGCCCCGGCATCCAGTCGCAGACCAGAGTGTGGCCCTGCCATTCCACCACCTCCCCGTCGCGCAGCACCCGATCGAACCGCAGCGGGCCATGAGCCAGGCCATAACTCGGCAGCAGCGCGGCGAGGTCGTAGTCCCAGGGCCGCTCGAAGGTGTCCGCGACGCCCTCCATCGTCCAGAGGGCCGCACCGTGGGTCTGACGGATGTGTTCCGCCTCCAGCGCGTGGTCGCCGTGCATGTGGGTCACGAACACCGCGTCAATCGCCTTCAACCCGAGCCGCTCCTTCATCCGGCCCAGCGCGGTGTCGAGAAACGTCCGGTCGAAGAGTCCGCAGTCCACCATCAGGGCATGCCCGTTGTCCGCCAGCAGGAGGTGGAGATTCGGCCAGTAGTCGGGTCCCTGAAACTTGAAAAGGTGCGGCGACACCTGCCGGAGGTGCGGCACCGTGGTCGGACGGCTGACGGTGTCCTGGTCGCAGCCGGCGAACCGGAAGAGATCATAACCGCGCAGCACCAGACCGCCGAGACGGCGGAGCCGGGCGACATAGTCCAGCAGGGCGGCCCGCCCGTCCCGGATCACCGGGCCATGCGAGGGCAGGAGGGTCACCGGATCGTAGCCCGCGAGCAGCCCGGCGCTGTTTCCCAGCTCGTACAGGCCCTTGGCGAATCCGTAGTCCCACTCCGAGTCGTACCAGGTGTGCAGACGGCCGCCAGACATCATCACGTCGCCGCTGAACGCGAGCCACCGGTCCGGGAGCCGCAACAGGTAGGTCATGTGTCCCGGGCTGTTGCCTCCGGTGTGCACGCAGACCCATTCACGTCCGCGCCACGGAAAGTCATCCATGCGGGCGAAGGTCTGTCGGATCGGCACGGGCAGGATCGGCGGGCGGATATAGCTGGCCCCGTACACGGAATGGGCGTCGCCCAGCGAGGGGCGCATCTTGCGGAAGTCAGACGGCTTTTCGAAAAAGGCCCGTTCTGCGGCGGCACAGGCGGCCGGGATCCCGAGAGCTTCCAAACGGTGCGCCCCCTGGCACTGCTCGCGGTGATGATGCGTGAACAACACCCACTCCACCCTTCGCACGCCCAGCTCGCCGAGGGCATCCAGGACGGTGCCGTCCCCAAGGTCCACCAGCAGCGCGGCGTCCCCGTCGCGGACCACGTAAACGTTGCAGGTGTCGGTCCACCGGAAGACGTCCGGTGCCACCTCGGTGAAGGCGCTCATGGCGTCAGGCTAGCGCGATGTGTGCGGCTGGGGAGGCTGAAGATCTGCGAGGGACGCTCCTCGTTGAGTCCGGCGGATCCTGAATCCGGCCGGCCCGCGCCGGCCGGTGCCGGCCATGGCGACCGGGCCGGGCATCTGGTCCGTGGTCCCGGATTCCCGGGGCAATTCGTCTCGACACGGGGCGGCTCGTGCCTAGGCTCCGCGCTCCTTTATGCATCGGAATCCGCATGTGGCCGTCGTTGGGGCCACGGGTGCTGTGGGGGTGGAGATGATCCAGACCCTGGAGCGCCGCAACTTCCCGGTCGGGAAGCTCACCCTGCTCGCGTCCGCCCGCTCCGTCGGACGCACGCTCCGTTTCCGCGACGCGGAGATTCCGGTGACCGAGTTGACCGCCAATTCGTTTTCCGGCGTGGATCTGGCCCTGTTCAGCGCTGGCGGGGCGATTTCCCGCGACCTGGCGCCGGGGGCCGTGGCGGCCGGATGCGTGGTGGTGGACAACTCGAGCGCCTTCCGCCAGGACCCGGCGGTGCCCCTGGTCGTGCCGGAGATCAATGCCGGCGACCTGCGGAATCACCACGGCATCATCGCCAATCCCAACTGCACGACCGCGATCACGCTCATGGCGCTGTATCCCCTGCACCAGGCCTTTGGTGTCACCCGCCTGGTGGCCGCAAGTTACCAGGCGGTTTCCGGTACCGGAGCCCGGGCCATTGAGGAGCTGCAACGGCAGGTCCGCCAGATTGCCGCCGGGGAGACGGTCACCCGGGAGGTGTACCCGCATCAGATTGCGTTCAATGTCCTGCCGCAGGTGGACTCGTTCCTTCCCGACGGCTACACGCGCGAGGAAATGAAGCTTCAGAACGAAGGCCGGAAAATCATGCATCATCCGGGTTTCCGGGCGTCCGTCACGTGCGTCCGGGTTCCGGTCTATCGCGCCCATTCGGTGGCGGTCAGCGCTGAATTCGAGCGTCCGGTGACTGCGGAGGCTGCCCGTGCGGTGCTGCGCGCGGCGCCCGGGCTGGTCGTTGTGGATGAACCGGAACGGCAGCGGTATCCGATGCCGCTGGAGGTATCGGGGCAGTTTGACTGCGCTGTGGGCCGCATTCGCAAGGACCTGGCCTTCGATAATGGGCTGGCGTTCTGGGTGGCCGGAGACCAGTTGCTCAAGGGGGCCGCTCTGAACGCCGTGCAAATCGCGGAGGAATTGATCCGCTAGTGCGGGCACCGGCAGTTCATTTGCCTCCGGCGTGTCGCCGGGAAGGCACGGTTTCTCGCGCAATCCGATTGACCTCTCAACAGCTTGTGGGCTAGTCACGGGGTATCCGCAGCCGGTGGTGTTGCGGTGCGACCGGTATGCGATGTCCCAGATGCGGCGGCCAGGATGACAAGGTGATTGATTCCCGCGGTTCCCGGGAGGGCGCGGTGATCCGTCGCCGTCGTGAGTGCCTGTCCTGCGAGTACCGGTACACCACTTACGAGGCCATCGAGGAACAGGAGTTGGTGGTCGTGAAGCGGGATGGGCGGCGCGAGTCGTTTTCCAAGGAGAAGCTGCTGGCCGGCATGACGCGGGCCTGCCAGAAGCGTCCCGTGTCGGGGGAGGTGCTGGCGGATGCCGCCGAGCGGATCGCCGGGGAGATCCTTGGGGGCTTTGATCGCGAGGTCCCGGCCGGCGAGATCGGCGAGCGGGTGATGCGCGCCCTGCGGGGCGTGGATGCCGTCGCCTACGTGCGGTTCGCGAGCATTTACCGGGAGTTCCAGGAGATTGGGGAATTTGTGGACGAGGTCCATCGCATCGTCGCCCAACCGCTGCCCGACCGGCGTCAAATGGCCCTGATTCCCGACGTCGAGGAGGTGCTGGCCCGCCCACAAGATTCATGATCGCCCTGCACGAAGACTGTCTGGTGCTCGAGAATGCCTCGGGCGTTCACGTGCCGTGCTCCGTGGAGCACCTCACCCTGGAGTTCGTGGGGAACGCCGCCGCGTCCCTGGATCCCGAGGTCCTCCGCCAGGCGGCCGCCGGGGTGCTGCACTACTTCAAGCACGACCAGGGAAGGCAGTTTGTCACCGTGGCGGAGTTTGCCGCGGCACTGGCCCGCGTGCTGGACGGGTTTGGCATCCAGTCCCAGGTGATGGACGTGCTGGACGCGCGGGTGCACACCGCCGACCTCCGGGCCCTGGCGGCGGGGGCCGGCAAACTCGGGGAACTGGAGTTTTTCCAGCAATTGCGCCGTCTGCTGGAGGAGCAGATGGCGGGACGACCGCGCCGCCTGGAGTTCCGCGGGCTGCGGGGGTGCGTCAAGCAGTTGACCGGACGCAAGCATTGGTGTCCGGCCTGTGACGAGCTTGAGGGCTGGATTGTGGAAACCCTGCGCGGCTGGTTTGAGCGGGATCCTGGAGCGCGCGAAACGGCGCTGGTGGTCCGCTGAACCCGGTTCCCGATGACGCTCTTCGAACGGATCATCGCCCGCCAGATTCCTGCGGACATTGTGTATGAGGATGCCCGGGTGATCGCGTTCCGGGACATCCACCCCCAGGCTCCGGTGCACGTGCTGGTCATTCCGAAGCAGCCCATCGCACGGGTTGGCGAGGCGTCGGTGGAGGACGAGGCATTGCTGGGACACCTGCTGCTCTCGGCGGCCGGGGTGGCCAGGACCCTGGGTCTCTCGGAAAGCGGATTCCGGCTGGTGATCAACAACGGACCGCACGGCGGCGAGTCGGTGCCGCACCTCCACTGCCATCTTCTGGGCGGACGTCCCCTGGGCTGGCCCCCGGGTTGAGGGTTGCGGGCGGTGGCGGGCTGCGGCTCAGCCGGAAATCAGGATCAACAGGGCGCCCGCACTGAGGATCGCACAGGCGGCCAGCCGGCGGCGTATCTGCGGCTCGTGAAACAGCCAATGCCCCAGCATCACCTGCGCCACCATCCCCAACTGGAACCAGGCGAAGGAATAGGCGAGCAGCGTTCGCTGGAAAATCTCGAGCGTGCACCACTGCATCACCAGGAAGACCCCGGCGTGGACCGCAACCTGCGGTCCGGAACCGGCCGGGCCCGGGGACCAGGGACCCCGGGTCGCGCGACGTTGCAGGAGGCGCACGATTGCGAGTGCCGCGCTGCCAGCCAGCACCCAGATGCCCAGCGTCCACGCCGCCGAGCCGCATTCGAGGGCGCGCTTCAGGGACGAGGCGCCGAGGATTGAAAGCGTGATGCCTCCCAGCCTCCAGGCGCCGCCTGCCAGGCTTTTGTGGAGTTCATGGCGTCCGGCGGCCGCCCCCGGATCGAGCAGCAGCAGGGCGCCCAGCGTCAGGATGGCCATGCCGCCGAGGCCGGTCGCGGAGGGGACCTCGCCCAGGAACAGCCATCCAATGAGACCGGCAATCGCCGGCCGGAAGGCGTTGAGGGGGCCGTGGACGGACAGATCGCTTTGTCGAAGCGACACCGCCATCGCGAGATTGCCGGCCACATCGAGCGCAGCGGCCGTCAGCGCGTGATGCCAGAAGGCGGGATCCGCCGGCATCGGGATGGCGAGAAGGAGTCCGGCTGCGGGTATCGCGATGACGCCGTAGGTGACCATCCAGAGGTGGCCGATGCCGACACCGGCTCCGAGCAGACGCTTCTGAAGCACGCTGGCCCCCACGCTGCCGGCGAGCCGTCCGGTGAGCCAGAAAAGGGTCCAGATCATGCGGGGCGGGTTCCCTGGGGAGTCCATCGCACGGGACCCCGCCGGGCGAGCCTGCACTGGGGGGAAGGCGTTCGTCAGGAATTCAGGAATTGGTTTGTCGGTGTTCCGGGAATTTGCGGGCATCAGGCGGTGCGAATGTTCAAGGCCATCGCCGCCATGTCGGCGAATCGCGTCATCGGGGATCACGGGAGAATT
The genomic region above belongs to Verrucomicrobiia bacterium and contains:
- a CDS encoding MBL fold metallo-hydrolase, translating into MSAFTEVAPDVFRWTDTCNVYVVRDGDAALLVDLGDGTVLDALGELGVRRVEWVLFTHHHREQCQGAHRLEALGIPAACAAAERAFFEKPSDFRKMRPSLGDAHSVYGASYIRPPILPVPIRQTFARMDDFPWRGREWVCVHTGGNSPGHMTYLLRLPDRWLAFSGDVMMSGGRLHTWYDSEWDYGFAKGLYELGNSAGLLAGYDPVTLLPSHGPVIRDGRAALLDYVARLRRLGGLVLRGYDLFRFAGCDQDTVSRPTTVPHLRQVSPHLFKFQGPDYWPNLHLLLADNGHALMVDCGLFDRTFLDTALGRMKERLGLKAIDAVFVTHMHGDHALEAEHIRQTHGAALWTMEGVADTFERPWDYDLAALLPSYGLAHGPLRFDRVLRDGEVVEWQGHTLVCDWMPGQTPYHACLHGEIDGRRVAFTGDNIFASPTDPMQGGNEAVVARNGGALEEGYLYAAQYLHGIAPDLLLGGHGWVISNPAPLVERLRVRMEALRDAFRALSGGEDYRYRFDPYWVRAHPYRMRVRPGVPASFQVRVRNYQQQPQQHRIVFRTPPGLRVEPSVIEGEMTDTGIAAVTASVEASDVAAPGLHLVAMDITRDGVRHGELFDFLVWVGDFPGDA
- a CDS encoding aspartate-semialdehyde dehydrogenase — its product is MHRNPHVAVVGATGAVGVEMIQTLERRNFPVGKLTLLASARSVGRTLRFRDAEIPVTELTANSFSGVDLALFSAGGAISRDLAPGAVAAGCVVVDNSSAFRQDPAVPLVVPEINAGDLRNHHGIIANPNCTTAITLMALYPLHQAFGVTRLVAASYQAVSGTGARAIEELQRQVRQIAAGETVTREVYPHQIAFNVLPQVDSFLPDGYTREEMKLQNEGRKIMHHPGFRASVTCVRVPVYRAHSVAVSAEFERPVTAEAARAVLRAAPGLVVVDEPERQRYPMPLEVSGQFDCAVGRIRKDLAFDNGLAFWVAGDQLLKGAALNAVQIAEELIR
- the nrdR gene encoding transcriptional regulator NrdR yields the protein MRCPRCGGQDDKVIDSRGSREGAVIRRRRECLSCEYRYTTYEAIEEQELVVVKRDGRRESFSKEKLLAGMTRACQKRPVSGEVLADAAERIAGEILGGFDREVPAGEIGERVMRALRGVDAVAYVRFASIYREFQEIGEFVDEVHRIVAQPLPDRRQMALIPDVEEVLARPQDS
- a CDS encoding histidine triad nucleotide-binding protein, which translates into the protein MTLFERIIARQIPADIVYEDARVIAFRDIHPQAPVHVLVIPKQPIARVGEASVEDEALLGHLLLSAAGVARTLGLSESGFRLVINNGPHGGESVPHLHCHLLGGRPLGWPPG